Proteins found in one Chthonomonadales bacterium genomic segment:
- the mraY gene encoding phospho-N-acetylmuramoyl-pentapeptide-transferase → MGLSAPAAVFAAAFAVSVLVGGPCIRALRRVGARQTVSANAPAAHAGKQGTPTMGGLILLAGLVAAAALSAQATGDAGAVAGLLGVTLAFGAIGFLDDYLKAARGKNLGLIARQKLALQFAAATAFALWLAAQHRPGQSVLLGADLGVWYYALAALLLVAVSNAVNLADGLDGLAAGICGLVGVGVVLVAAGRVGAMTGAATAGACAGFLWHNAHPAAVFMGDTGSLPLGAALAAAAVLAKGEVAFLGLAAVLWLEMASVIVQVSVFKLRRRRGGLEYARAHRVFRRTPLHHHFEELGWPETRVVQRFWLATAVAVAITLSLCG, encoded by the coding sequence ATGGGCCTGAGCGCGCCGGCGGCGGTGTTCGCAGCGGCATTCGCCGTTAGCGTGCTCGTGGGTGGGCCCTGCATCCGGGCCCTGCGCCGCGTCGGCGCTCGGCAGACGGTGTCGGCGAATGCGCCCGCGGCGCACGCGGGCAAGCAGGGCACGCCGACGATGGGCGGCCTGATCCTCCTGGCCGGGCTGGTCGCGGCGGCGGCGCTGTCGGCGCAAGCCACCGGCGACGCGGGGGCCGTGGCGGGCTTGCTCGGGGTGACGCTGGCGTTTGGAGCCATCGGGTTCCTGGACGACTACCTGAAGGCTGCGCGCGGCAAGAACCTGGGGCTCATCGCGCGGCAGAAGCTGGCGCTGCAGTTCGCGGCCGCGACGGCATTCGCGCTGTGGCTGGCGGCGCAGCACCGGCCGGGTCAGTCGGTCCTGCTCGGCGCGGACCTGGGCGTGTGGTACTACGCTCTTGCGGCGCTGTTGCTGGTAGCCGTCTCGAACGCCGTGAATCTGGCGGATGGCCTGGACGGGTTGGCCGCGGGCATCTGCGGGCTCGTGGGCGTTGGCGTGGTGCTCGTGGCGGCGGGGCGCGTCGGCGCGATGACCGGAGCCGCGACCGCGGGGGCGTGCGCCGGCTTTCTATGGCACAACGCGCACCCGGCCGCGGTGTTCATGGGCGACACGGGCTCGCTTCCGCTGGGCGCCGCGCTGGCCGCGGCCGCGGTGCTCGCCAAGGGCGAGGTGGCGTTCCTCGGCCTGGCCGCCGTGCTCTGGCTGGAGATGGCGTCTGTCATCGTGCAGGTGAGCGTGTTCAAGTTGCGCCGGCGGCGGGGAGGGCTGGAGTATGCGCGCGCGCACCGGGTGTTCCGGCGCACGCCGCTGCATCACCACTTCGAGGAGCTGGGCTGGCCCGAAACGCGGGTCGTGCAGAGGTTCTGGCTCGCGACCGCGGTCGCCGTGGCGATCACGTTGTCGCTATGCGGTTGA